A genomic stretch from Macaca nemestrina isolate mMacNem1 chromosome 16, mMacNem.hap1, whole genome shotgun sequence includes:
- the LOC105491702 gene encoding TSC22 domain family protein 1 isoform X1, whose amino-acid sequence MERSLGSRCHRRRRAPAVLREDPASLRARPRLVAGLTVPGAPPPPRSQPRRPGPSRGQRFLTEQPPRAQGLALEGRSDRRLRLRRRRRRNRARRSVRSRFPLRRLEYKDYGAEGNCTRLLGPPPPVPNTMHQPPESTAAAAAAADISARKMAHPAVFPRRGSGSGSASALNAAGTGVGSSATSSEDFPPPSLLQPPPPAASSTSGPQPPPPQSLNLLSQAQLQAQPLAPGGTQMKKKSGFQITSVTPAQISASISSNNSIAEDTESYDDLDESHTEDLSSSEILDVSLSRATDLGEPERSSSEETLNNFQEAETPGAVSPNQPHLPQPHLPHLPQQNVVINGNAHPHHLHHHHHIHHGHHLQHGHHHPSHVAVASASIPGGPPSSPVSRKLSTTGSSDSITPVAPTSAVSSSGSPASVMTNIRAPSTTGGIGISSVTGTSTVNNVNITAVGSLNPNMTSSMLGNANISTSNIPSAASVSVGPGVTSGVNVNILSGMGNGTISSSAAVSSVPNAAAGMTGGSVSSQQQQPTVNTSRFRVVKLDSSSEPFKKGRWTCTEFYEKENAVPATEGVLINKVVETVKQNPIEVTSERESTSGSSVSSSVSTLSHYTESVGSGEMGAPTVVVQQQQQQQQPALQGVTLQQMDFGSPGPQSIPAVSIPQSISQSQISQVQLQSQELSYQQKQSLQPVPLQATMSAATGIQPSPVNVVGVTSALGQQPSISSLAQPQLPYSQAAPPVQTPLPGAPPPQQLQYGQQQPMVSTQMAPGHVKSVTQNPASEYVQQQPILQTAVSSGQPSSAGVGAGTTVIPVAQPQGIQLPVQPTAVPAQPAGASVQPVGQAQAAVSAVPTGSQIANIGQQANIPTAVQQPSTQVPPSVIQQGAPPSSQVVPPAQTGIIHQGVQTSAASLPQQLVIASQSTLLTVPPQPQGVEPVAQGVVSQQLPAVSPLPSASSISVTSQVSSTGPSGMPSAPANLVPPQNIAQTPATQNGNLVQSVSQSPLIATNINLPLAQQIPLSSTQFSAQSLAQAIGSQIEDARRPAEPSLVGLPQTISGDSGGMSAVSDGSSSSLAASASLFPLKVLPLTTPLVDGEDESASLLPEVQGVILEPQIQPRPRRAFDVRGPLSPLNPWRQNIQLLERVGKDNKQVRLSLCLQQFGIDMRGPGLFPSMSVPCPLS is encoded by the exons ATGGAGCGGTCCCTGGGCTCCCGCTGCCACCGCCGTCGCCGCGCCCCGGCCGTGCTCCGCGAGGACCCGGCGTCTCTGCGCGCCCGCCCGCGCCTCGTTGCTGGGCTCACCGTACCGGGCGCCCCGCCGCCGCCCCGCTCGCAGCCGCGTCGCCCCGGCCCCAGCCGCGGCCAGCGTTTCCTCACCGAGCAGCCGCCGCGAGCCCAGGGG CTCGCTCTCGAAGGCAGGAGCGACCGGCGCCTtcggctgaggaggaggagaaggaggaatcGCGCCAGGCGGAGCGTCAGGTCCCGTTTTCCTCTCCGGCGTCTCGAATACAAAGATTACGGTGCAGAAGGAAATTGCACTCGCCTCCTAGGCCCCCCCCCCCCGGTACCCAACACAATGCACCAGCCGCCTGAGTCCaccgccgcggccgccgccgctgCAGACATTAGCGCTAGGAAGATGGCGCACCCGGCAGTGTTCCCTCGAAGGGGCAGCGGTAGTGGCAGCGCCTCTGCTCTCAATGCAGCAGGTACCGGCGTCGGTAGTAGTGCCACATCTTCCGAGGATTTTCCGCCTCCGTCGCTGCTTCAGCCGCCGCCCCCTGCAGCATCTTCTACGTCGggaccacagcctccgcctccacaAAGCCTGAACCTCCTTTCGCAGGCTCAGCTGCAGGCACAGCCTCTTGCGCCAGGCGGAactcaaatgaaaaagaaaagtggctTCCAGATAACTAGCGTTACTCCTGCTCAGATCTCCGCTAGTATCAGCTCTAACAACAGTATAGCAGAGGACACTGAGAGCTATGATGATTTGGATGAATCTCACACAGAAGATCTCTCTTCTTCGGAGATCCTTGATGTGTCACTTTCCAGGGCTACTGACTTAGGGGAGCCCGAACGCAGCTCCTCAGAAGAGACCCTAAATAACTTCCAGGAAGCCGAGACACCTGGGGCAGTCTCTCCCAACCAGccccaccttcctcagcctcattTGCCTCACCTTCCACAACAGAATGTTGTGATCAATGGGAATGCTCATCcacaccacctccatcaccaccatcacattCATCATGGGCACCACCTCCAACATGGGCACCACCATCCATCTCATGTTGCTGTGGCCAGTGCATCCATTCCTGGTGGGCCACCCTCAAGCCCAGTATCTAGAAAACTCTCTACAACTGGAAGCTCTGACAGTATCACACCAGTTGCACCAACTTCTGCTGTATCATCCAGTGGTTCACCTGCATCTGTAATGACTAATATACGTGCTCCAAGTACTACAGGTGGAATAGGTATAAGTTCTGTTACTGGCACTAGTACAGTAAATAATGTTAATATTACTGCTGTGGGTAGTTTGAATCCTAATATGACAAGCAGCATGCTTGGTAATGCTAATATAAGTACAAGCAATATTCCTAGTGCTGCTAGTGTGAGTGTTGGGCCTGGAGTTACCAGTGGTGTTAATGTGAATATCTTGAGTGGCATGGGCAATGGTACTATTTCTTCCTCCGCTGCCGTTAGCAGTGTCCCTAATGCAGCTGCAGGGATGACTGGGGGATCGGTTTCAAGTCAGCAGCAACAACCAACAGTTAACACTTCGAGGTTCAGAGTTGTGAAGTTAGATTCTAGTTCTGAGCCCTTTAAAAAAGGTAGATGGACTTGCACTGAgttctatgaaaaagaaaatgctgtacCTGCTACAGAAGGTGTGCTGATAAATAAAGTGGTGGAGACTGTAAAGCAAAATCCGATAGAAGTGACTTCTGAAAGGGAGAGCACTAGTGGGAGTTCAGTGAGCAGTAGTGTCAGCACACTGAGTCACTATACAGAGAGTGTGGGAAGTGGAGAGATGGGAGCTCCTACTGTGGTggtgcagcagcagcaacaacagcaacaaccagCTCTCCAAGGTGTGACCCTCCAGCAGATGGATTTTGGTAGCCCTGGTCCACAGAGTATTCCAGCAGTTAGTATACCACAGAGTATTTCTCAGTCACAGATCTCACAAGTACAGTTGCAGTCTCAAGAACTGAGCTATCAGCAAAAGCAAAGTCTTCAGCCAGTACCTCTGCAAGCCACTATGAGTGCTGCAACTGGTATCCAGCCATCGCCTGTAAATGTGGTTGGTGTAACTTCAGCTTTAGGTCAGCAGCCTTCCATTTCCAGTTTGGCTCAACCCCAGCTCCCATATTCTCAGGCGGCTCCTCCAGTGCAAACTCCCCTTCCAGGGGCACCACCTCCCCAACAGTTACAGTATGGACAACAGCAACCAATGGTTTCTACACAGATGGCCCCAGGCCATGTCAAATCAGTGACTCAAAATCCTGCTTCAGAGTATGTACAACAGCAGCCAATTCTTCAAACAGCAGTGTCGTCCGGACAGCCCAGTTCTGCAGGAGTGGGAGCAGGAACAACAGTGATTCCTGTGGCTCAGCCACAGGGTATCCAGCTGCCAGTGCAGCCCACAGCAGTCCCAGCACAACCTGCAGGGGCATCTGTCCagcctgttggccaggctcagGCAGCAGTGTCTGCTGTACCTACTGGCAGTCAGATTGCAAATATTGGTCAGCAAGCAAACATACCTACTGCAGTGCAGCAGCCCTCTACCCAGGTTCCACCTTCAGTTATTCAGCAAGGTGCTCCTCCATCTTCGCAAGTGGTTCCACCTGCTCAAACTGGGATTATTCATCAGGGAGTTCAAACTAGCGCTGCAAGCCTTCCTCAACAATTGGTTATTGCATCCCAAAGTACCTTGTTAACTGTGCCTCCCCAGCCACAAGGAGTAGAACCAGTAGCTCAAGGAGTTGTTTCACAGCAGTTGCCTGCAGTTAGTCCTTTGCCCTCTGCTAGCAGTATTTCTGTTACAAGTCAGGTTAGTTCAACTGGTCCTTCTGGAATGCCTTCTGCCCCAGCAAACTTGGTTCCACCACAAAATATAGCACAAACCCCTGCTACCCAAAATGGTAATTTGGTTCAAAGTGTTAGTCAATCTCCCTTGATAGCAACTAATATAAATTTGCCTTTGGCACAACAGATACCACTAAGTTCTACCCAGTTCTCTGCACAATCATTAGCTCAGGCAATTGGAAGCCAAATTGAAGATGCCAGGCGCCCAGCGGAGCCCTCCTTAGTTGGCTTACCTCAGACTATCAGTGGTGACAGTGGGGGAATGTCAGCAGTTTCAGATGGGAGTAGCAGCAGCCTAGCAGCCTCTGCTTCTCTTTTCCCGTTGAAGGTGCTACCGCTGACGACACCCCTGGTGGATGGCGAGGATGAGAG
- the LOC105491702 gene encoding TSC22 domain family protein 1 isoform X3: protein MERSLGSRCHRRRRAPAVLREDPASLRARPRLVAGLTVPGAPPPPRSQPRRPGPSRGQRFLTEQPPRAQGLALEGRSDRRLRLRRRRRRNRARRSVRSRFPLRRLEYKDYGAEGNCTRLLGPPPPVPNTMHQPPESTAAAAAAADISARKMAHPAVFPRRGSGSGSASALNAAGTGVGSSATSSEDFPPPSLLQPPPPAASSTSGPQPPPPQSLNLLSQAQLQAQPLAPGGTQMKKKSGFQITSVTPAQISASISSNNSIAEDTESYDDLDESHTEDLSSSEILDVSLSRATDLGEPERSSSEETLNNFQEAETPGAVSPNQPHLPQPHLPHLPQQNVVINGNAHPHHLHHHHHIHHGHHLQHGHHHPSHVAVASASIPGGPPSSPVSRKLSTTGSSDSITPVAPTSAVSSSGSPASVMTNIRAPSTTGGIGISSVTGTSTVNNVNITAVGSLNPNMTSSMLGNANISTSNIPSAASVSVGPGVTSGVNVNILSGMGNGTISSSAAVSSVPNAAAGMTGGSVSSQQQQPTVNTSRFRVVKLDSSSEPFKKGRWTCTEFYEKENAVPATEGVLINKVVETVKQNPIEVTSERESTSGSSVSSSVSTLSHYTESVGSGEMGAPTVVVQQQQQQQQPALQGVTLQQMDFGSPGPQSIPAVSIPQSISQSQISQVQLQSQELSYQQKQSLQPVPLQATMSAATGIQPSPVNVVGVTSALGQQPSISSLAQPQLPYSQAAPPVQTPLPGAPPPQQLQYGQQQPMVSTQMAPGHVKSVTQNPASEYVQQQPILQTAVSSGQPSSAGVGAGTTVIPVAQPQGIQLPVQPTAVPAQPAGASVQPVGQAQAAVSAVPTGSQIANIGQQANIPTAVQQPSTQVPPSVIQQGAPPSSQVVPPAQTGIIHQGVQTSAASLPQQLVIASQSTLLTVPPQPQGVEPVAQGVVSQQLPAVSPLPSASSISVTSQVSSTGPSGMPSAPANLVPPQNIAQTPATQNGNLVQSVSQSPLIATNINLPLAQQIPLSSTQFSAQSLAQAIGSQIEDARRPAEPSLVGLPQTISGDSGGMSAVSDGSSSSLAASASLFPLKVLPLTTPLVDGEDESSLFQCFSPTRGARSDPRTTDTAKTTESF, encoded by the exons ATGGAGCGGTCCCTGGGCTCCCGCTGCCACCGCCGTCGCCGCGCCCCGGCCGTGCTCCGCGAGGACCCGGCGTCTCTGCGCGCCCGCCCGCGCCTCGTTGCTGGGCTCACCGTACCGGGCGCCCCGCCGCCGCCCCGCTCGCAGCCGCGTCGCCCCGGCCCCAGCCGCGGCCAGCGTTTCCTCACCGAGCAGCCGCCGCGAGCCCAGGGG CTCGCTCTCGAAGGCAGGAGCGACCGGCGCCTtcggctgaggaggaggagaaggaggaatcGCGCCAGGCGGAGCGTCAGGTCCCGTTTTCCTCTCCGGCGTCTCGAATACAAAGATTACGGTGCAGAAGGAAATTGCACTCGCCTCCTAGGCCCCCCCCCCCCGGTACCCAACACAATGCACCAGCCGCCTGAGTCCaccgccgcggccgccgccgctgCAGACATTAGCGCTAGGAAGATGGCGCACCCGGCAGTGTTCCCTCGAAGGGGCAGCGGTAGTGGCAGCGCCTCTGCTCTCAATGCAGCAGGTACCGGCGTCGGTAGTAGTGCCACATCTTCCGAGGATTTTCCGCCTCCGTCGCTGCTTCAGCCGCCGCCCCCTGCAGCATCTTCTACGTCGggaccacagcctccgcctccacaAAGCCTGAACCTCCTTTCGCAGGCTCAGCTGCAGGCACAGCCTCTTGCGCCAGGCGGAactcaaatgaaaaagaaaagtggctTCCAGATAACTAGCGTTACTCCTGCTCAGATCTCCGCTAGTATCAGCTCTAACAACAGTATAGCAGAGGACACTGAGAGCTATGATGATTTGGATGAATCTCACACAGAAGATCTCTCTTCTTCGGAGATCCTTGATGTGTCACTTTCCAGGGCTACTGACTTAGGGGAGCCCGAACGCAGCTCCTCAGAAGAGACCCTAAATAACTTCCAGGAAGCCGAGACACCTGGGGCAGTCTCTCCCAACCAGccccaccttcctcagcctcattTGCCTCACCTTCCACAACAGAATGTTGTGATCAATGGGAATGCTCATCcacaccacctccatcaccaccatcacattCATCATGGGCACCACCTCCAACATGGGCACCACCATCCATCTCATGTTGCTGTGGCCAGTGCATCCATTCCTGGTGGGCCACCCTCAAGCCCAGTATCTAGAAAACTCTCTACAACTGGAAGCTCTGACAGTATCACACCAGTTGCACCAACTTCTGCTGTATCATCCAGTGGTTCACCTGCATCTGTAATGACTAATATACGTGCTCCAAGTACTACAGGTGGAATAGGTATAAGTTCTGTTACTGGCACTAGTACAGTAAATAATGTTAATATTACTGCTGTGGGTAGTTTGAATCCTAATATGACAAGCAGCATGCTTGGTAATGCTAATATAAGTACAAGCAATATTCCTAGTGCTGCTAGTGTGAGTGTTGGGCCTGGAGTTACCAGTGGTGTTAATGTGAATATCTTGAGTGGCATGGGCAATGGTACTATTTCTTCCTCCGCTGCCGTTAGCAGTGTCCCTAATGCAGCTGCAGGGATGACTGGGGGATCGGTTTCAAGTCAGCAGCAACAACCAACAGTTAACACTTCGAGGTTCAGAGTTGTGAAGTTAGATTCTAGTTCTGAGCCCTTTAAAAAAGGTAGATGGACTTGCACTGAgttctatgaaaaagaaaatgctgtacCTGCTACAGAAGGTGTGCTGATAAATAAAGTGGTGGAGACTGTAAAGCAAAATCCGATAGAAGTGACTTCTGAAAGGGAGAGCACTAGTGGGAGTTCAGTGAGCAGTAGTGTCAGCACACTGAGTCACTATACAGAGAGTGTGGGAAGTGGAGAGATGGGAGCTCCTACTGTGGTggtgcagcagcagcaacaacagcaacaaccagCTCTCCAAGGTGTGACCCTCCAGCAGATGGATTTTGGTAGCCCTGGTCCACAGAGTATTCCAGCAGTTAGTATACCACAGAGTATTTCTCAGTCACAGATCTCACAAGTACAGTTGCAGTCTCAAGAACTGAGCTATCAGCAAAAGCAAAGTCTTCAGCCAGTACCTCTGCAAGCCACTATGAGTGCTGCAACTGGTATCCAGCCATCGCCTGTAAATGTGGTTGGTGTAACTTCAGCTTTAGGTCAGCAGCCTTCCATTTCCAGTTTGGCTCAACCCCAGCTCCCATATTCTCAGGCGGCTCCTCCAGTGCAAACTCCCCTTCCAGGGGCACCACCTCCCCAACAGTTACAGTATGGACAACAGCAACCAATGGTTTCTACACAGATGGCCCCAGGCCATGTCAAATCAGTGACTCAAAATCCTGCTTCAGAGTATGTACAACAGCAGCCAATTCTTCAAACAGCAGTGTCGTCCGGACAGCCCAGTTCTGCAGGAGTGGGAGCAGGAACAACAGTGATTCCTGTGGCTCAGCCACAGGGTATCCAGCTGCCAGTGCAGCCCACAGCAGTCCCAGCACAACCTGCAGGGGCATCTGTCCagcctgttggccaggctcagGCAGCAGTGTCTGCTGTACCTACTGGCAGTCAGATTGCAAATATTGGTCAGCAAGCAAACATACCTACTGCAGTGCAGCAGCCCTCTACCCAGGTTCCACCTTCAGTTATTCAGCAAGGTGCTCCTCCATCTTCGCAAGTGGTTCCACCTGCTCAAACTGGGATTATTCATCAGGGAGTTCAAACTAGCGCTGCAAGCCTTCCTCAACAATTGGTTATTGCATCCCAAAGTACCTTGTTAACTGTGCCTCCCCAGCCACAAGGAGTAGAACCAGTAGCTCAAGGAGTTGTTTCACAGCAGTTGCCTGCAGTTAGTCCTTTGCCCTCTGCTAGCAGTATTTCTGTTACAAGTCAGGTTAGTTCAACTGGTCCTTCTGGAATGCCTTCTGCCCCAGCAAACTTGGTTCCACCACAAAATATAGCACAAACCCCTGCTACCCAAAATGGTAATTTGGTTCAAAGTGTTAGTCAATCTCCCTTGATAGCAACTAATATAAATTTGCCTTTGGCACAACAGATACCACTAAGTTCTACCCAGTTCTCTGCACAATCATTAGCTCAGGCAATTGGAAGCCAAATTGAAGATGCCAGGCGCCCAGCGGAGCCCTCCTTAGTTGGCTTACCTCAGACTATCAGTGGTGACAGTGGGGGAATGTCAGCAGTTTCAGATGGGAGTAGCAGCAGCCTAGCAGCCTCTGCTTCTCTTTTCCCGTTGAAGGTGCTACCGCTGACGACACCCCTGGTGGATGGCGAGGATGAGAG
- the LOC105491702 gene encoding TSC22 domain family protein 1 isoform X5, which translates to MHQPPESTAAAAAAADISARKMAHPAVFPRRGSGSGSASALNAAGTGVGSSATSSEDFPPPSLLQPPPPAASSTSGPQPPPPQSLNLLSQAQLQAQPLAPGGTQMKKKSGFQITSVTPAQISASISSNNSIAEDTESYDDLDESHTEDLSSSEILDVSLSRATDLGEPERSSSEETLNNFQEAETPGAVSPNQPHLPQPHLPHLPQQNVVINGNAHPHHLHHHHHIHHGHHLQHGHHHPSHVAVASASIPGGPPSSPVSRKLSTTGSSDSITPVAPTSAVSSSGSPASVMTNIRAPSTTGGIGISSVTGTSTVNNVNITAVGSLNPNMTSSMLGNANISTSNIPSAASVSVGPGVTSGVNVNILSGMGNGTISSSAAVSSVPNAAAGMTGGSVSSQQQQPTVNTSRFRVVKLDSSSEPFKKGRWTCTEFYEKENAVPATEGVLINKVVETVKQNPIEVTSERESTSGSSVSSSVSTLSHYTESVGSGEMGAPTVVVQQQQQQQQPALQGVTLQQMDFGSPGPQSIPAVSIPQSISQSQISQVQLQSQELSYQQKQSLQPVPLQATMSAATGIQPSPVNVVGVTSALGQQPSISSLAQPQLPYSQAAPPVQTPLPGAPPPQQLQYGQQQPMVSTQMAPGHVKSVTQNPASEYVQQQPILQTAVSSGQPSSAGVGAGTTVIPVAQPQGIQLPVQPTAVPAQPAGASVQPVGQAQAAVSAVPTGSQIANIGQQANIPTAVQQPSTQVPPSVIQQGAPPSSQVVPPAQTGIIHQGVQTSAASLPQQLVIASQSTLLTVPPQPQGVEPVAQGVVSQQLPAVSPLPSASSISVTSQVSSTGPSGMPSAPANLVPPQNIAQTPATQNGNLVQSVSQSPLIATNINLPLAQQIPLSSTQFSAQSLAQAIGSQIEDARRPAEPSLVGLPQTISGDSGGMSAVSDGSSSSLAASASLFPLKVLPLTTPLVDGEDESSSGASVVAIDNKIEQAMDLVKSHLMYAVREEVEVLKEQIKELIEKNSQLEQENNLLKTLASPEQLAQFQAQLQTGSPPATTQPQGTTQPPAQPASQGSGPTA; encoded by the coding sequence ATGCACCAGCCGCCTGAGTCCaccgccgcggccgccgccgctgCAGACATTAGCGCTAGGAAGATGGCGCACCCGGCAGTGTTCCCTCGAAGGGGCAGCGGTAGTGGCAGCGCCTCTGCTCTCAATGCAGCAGGTACCGGCGTCGGTAGTAGTGCCACATCTTCCGAGGATTTTCCGCCTCCGTCGCTGCTTCAGCCGCCGCCCCCTGCAGCATCTTCTACGTCGggaccacagcctccgcctccacaAAGCCTGAACCTCCTTTCGCAGGCTCAGCTGCAGGCACAGCCTCTTGCGCCAGGCGGAactcaaatgaaaaagaaaagtggctTCCAGATAACTAGCGTTACTCCTGCTCAGATCTCCGCTAGTATCAGCTCTAACAACAGTATAGCAGAGGACACTGAGAGCTATGATGATTTGGATGAATCTCACACAGAAGATCTCTCTTCTTCGGAGATCCTTGATGTGTCACTTTCCAGGGCTACTGACTTAGGGGAGCCCGAACGCAGCTCCTCAGAAGAGACCCTAAATAACTTCCAGGAAGCCGAGACACCTGGGGCAGTCTCTCCCAACCAGccccaccttcctcagcctcattTGCCTCACCTTCCACAACAGAATGTTGTGATCAATGGGAATGCTCATCcacaccacctccatcaccaccatcacattCATCATGGGCACCACCTCCAACATGGGCACCACCATCCATCTCATGTTGCTGTGGCCAGTGCATCCATTCCTGGTGGGCCACCCTCAAGCCCAGTATCTAGAAAACTCTCTACAACTGGAAGCTCTGACAGTATCACACCAGTTGCACCAACTTCTGCTGTATCATCCAGTGGTTCACCTGCATCTGTAATGACTAATATACGTGCTCCAAGTACTACAGGTGGAATAGGTATAAGTTCTGTTACTGGCACTAGTACAGTAAATAATGTTAATATTACTGCTGTGGGTAGTTTGAATCCTAATATGACAAGCAGCATGCTTGGTAATGCTAATATAAGTACAAGCAATATTCCTAGTGCTGCTAGTGTGAGTGTTGGGCCTGGAGTTACCAGTGGTGTTAATGTGAATATCTTGAGTGGCATGGGCAATGGTACTATTTCTTCCTCCGCTGCCGTTAGCAGTGTCCCTAATGCAGCTGCAGGGATGACTGGGGGATCGGTTTCAAGTCAGCAGCAACAACCAACAGTTAACACTTCGAGGTTCAGAGTTGTGAAGTTAGATTCTAGTTCTGAGCCCTTTAAAAAAGGTAGATGGACTTGCACTGAgttctatgaaaaagaaaatgctgtacCTGCTACAGAAGGTGTGCTGATAAATAAAGTGGTGGAGACTGTAAAGCAAAATCCGATAGAAGTGACTTCTGAAAGGGAGAGCACTAGTGGGAGTTCAGTGAGCAGTAGTGTCAGCACACTGAGTCACTATACAGAGAGTGTGGGAAGTGGAGAGATGGGAGCTCCTACTGTGGTggtgcagcagcagcaacaacagcaacaaccagCTCTCCAAGGTGTGACCCTCCAGCAGATGGATTTTGGTAGCCCTGGTCCACAGAGTATTCCAGCAGTTAGTATACCACAGAGTATTTCTCAGTCACAGATCTCACAAGTACAGTTGCAGTCTCAAGAACTGAGCTATCAGCAAAAGCAAAGTCTTCAGCCAGTACCTCTGCAAGCCACTATGAGTGCTGCAACTGGTATCCAGCCATCGCCTGTAAATGTGGTTGGTGTAACTTCAGCTTTAGGTCAGCAGCCTTCCATTTCCAGTTTGGCTCAACCCCAGCTCCCATATTCTCAGGCGGCTCCTCCAGTGCAAACTCCCCTTCCAGGGGCACCACCTCCCCAACAGTTACAGTATGGACAACAGCAACCAATGGTTTCTACACAGATGGCCCCAGGCCATGTCAAATCAGTGACTCAAAATCCTGCTTCAGAGTATGTACAACAGCAGCCAATTCTTCAAACAGCAGTGTCGTCCGGACAGCCCAGTTCTGCAGGAGTGGGAGCAGGAACAACAGTGATTCCTGTGGCTCAGCCACAGGGTATCCAGCTGCCAGTGCAGCCCACAGCAGTCCCAGCACAACCTGCAGGGGCATCTGTCCagcctgttggccaggctcagGCAGCAGTGTCTGCTGTACCTACTGGCAGTCAGATTGCAAATATTGGTCAGCAAGCAAACATACCTACTGCAGTGCAGCAGCCCTCTACCCAGGTTCCACCTTCAGTTATTCAGCAAGGTGCTCCTCCATCTTCGCAAGTGGTTCCACCTGCTCAAACTGGGATTATTCATCAGGGAGTTCAAACTAGCGCTGCAAGCCTTCCTCAACAATTGGTTATTGCATCCCAAAGTACCTTGTTAACTGTGCCTCCCCAGCCACAAGGAGTAGAACCAGTAGCTCAAGGAGTTGTTTCACAGCAGTTGCCTGCAGTTAGTCCTTTGCCCTCTGCTAGCAGTATTTCTGTTACAAGTCAGGTTAGTTCAACTGGTCCTTCTGGAATGCCTTCTGCCCCAGCAAACTTGGTTCCACCACAAAATATAGCACAAACCCCTGCTACCCAAAATGGTAATTTGGTTCAAAGTGTTAGTCAATCTCCCTTGATAGCAACTAATATAAATTTGCCTTTGGCACAACAGATACCACTAAGTTCTACCCAGTTCTCTGCACAATCATTAGCTCAGGCAATTGGAAGCCAAATTGAAGATGCCAGGCGCCCAGCGGAGCCCTCCTTAGTTGGCTTACCTCAGACTATCAGTGGTGACAGTGGGGGAATGTCAGCAGTTTCAGATGGGAGTAGCAGCAGCCTAGCAGCCTCTGCTTCTCTTTTCCCGTTGAAGGTGCTACCGCTGACGACACCCCTGGTGGATGGCGAGGATGAGAG